The following are from one region of the Dermacentor albipictus isolate Rhodes 1998 colony chromosome 5, USDA_Dalb.pri_finalv2, whole genome shotgun sequence genome:
- the LOC135909262 gene encoding GDP-D-glycero-alpha-D-manno-heptose dehydrogenase-like isoform X1 — protein sequence MASTNARMPEAKEVLVTGGAGYLGSCLVPLLLERGWRVAVYDTFARGLGPLLPVAHRVRLVRGDVRDGAALASALKGVDAVVHLAAVVGYPACSRDPELAESVNVGGTRTLLEQLSPSQRVVFASTGSCYGAVTDGLCTEETPLSPLSVYGSTKERSEDLVVKHGGVALRLATVFGVAPRMRVDLLVNDLSLRALRDGELEVYEPDFWRTLLHVRDAARAFVLALDRYDEVRGRAFNVGDDTLNVTKAKLARLICERAGGVRLLLGATGRDQDRRDYRVSHALIRKELGFRASVSLEQGVDELIKVLPLLAPHELCSN from the exons atggcctctacgaatgcAAG GATGCCGGAGGCCAAGGAAGTGCTGGTGACTGGCGGCGCGGGCTACCTGGGTTCCTGcctggtgccgctgctgctggaGCGCGGCTGGCGCGTGGCCGTGTACGACACGTTCGCCCGCGGCCTGGGCCCGCTTCTGCCGGTGGCCCACCGCGTGCGCCTCGTGCGCGGCGACGTCCGGGACGGCGCGGCGCTGGCGTCCGCGCTCAAGGGCGTCGACGCCGTGGTCCACCTGGCGGCCGTGGTCGGCTACCCGGCGTGCAGCCGCGACCCCGAGCTCGCCGAGTCCGTCAACGTCGGCGGCACGCGCACGCTGCTCGAACAGCTGTCGCCCTCGCAGCGGGTGGTGTTCGCCTCGACCGGCTCGTGCTACGGCGCCGTCACGGACGGCCTCTGCACCGAGGAGACGCCGCTGTCGCCCCTCTCGGTGTACGGCAGCACCAAGGAGCGCTCCGAAGACCTGGTCGTCAAGCACGGAGGCGTCGCGCTGAGGCTGGCCACCGTGTTCGGCGTGGCGCCTCGGATGCGCGTCGACCTGCTCGTCAACGACCTGTCGCTGCGGGCGCTCCGCGACGGCGAGCTGGAGGTGTACGAGCCGGACTTCTGGCGCACCCTGCTGCACGTGCGCGACGCGGCGCGGGCCTTCGTGCTGGCGCTCGACCGCTACGACGAGGTGCGCGGCCGCGCCTTCAACGTGGGCGACGACACGCTCAACGTGACCAAGGCCAAGCTGGCGCGGCTCATCTGCGAGCGGGCCGGCGGGGTGCGGCTGCTGCTGGGCGCGACGGGTCGGGACCAGGACAGGCGCGACTACCGCGTGTCGCACGCGCTCATCCGGAAGGAGCTGGGCTTCCGAGCGAGCGTCTCCCTCGAGCAAGGGGTCGACGAGCTGATCAAAGTGCTGCCCCTCTTGGCGCCCCACGAGCTGTGCTCGAACtag
- the LOC135909262 gene encoding GDP-D-glycero-alpha-D-manno-heptose dehydrogenase-like isoform X2 has translation MPEAKEVLVTGGAGYLGSCLVPLLLERGWRVAVYDTFARGLGPLLPVAHRVRLVRGDVRDGAALASALKGVDAVVHLAAVVGYPACSRDPELAESVNVGGTRTLLEQLSPSQRVVFASTGSCYGAVTDGLCTEETPLSPLSVYGSTKERSEDLVVKHGGVALRLATVFGVAPRMRVDLLVNDLSLRALRDGELEVYEPDFWRTLLHVRDAARAFVLALDRYDEVRGRAFNVGDDTLNVTKAKLARLICERAGGVRLLLGATGRDQDRRDYRVSHALIRKELGFRASVSLEQGVDELIKVLPLLAPHELCSN, from the coding sequence ATGCCGGAGGCCAAGGAAGTGCTGGTGACTGGCGGCGCGGGCTACCTGGGTTCCTGcctggtgccgctgctgctggaGCGCGGCTGGCGCGTGGCCGTGTACGACACGTTCGCCCGCGGCCTGGGCCCGCTTCTGCCGGTGGCCCACCGCGTGCGCCTCGTGCGCGGCGACGTCCGGGACGGCGCGGCGCTGGCGTCCGCGCTCAAGGGCGTCGACGCCGTGGTCCACCTGGCGGCCGTGGTCGGCTACCCGGCGTGCAGCCGCGACCCCGAGCTCGCCGAGTCCGTCAACGTCGGCGGCACGCGCACGCTGCTCGAACAGCTGTCGCCCTCGCAGCGGGTGGTGTTCGCCTCGACCGGCTCGTGCTACGGCGCCGTCACGGACGGCCTCTGCACCGAGGAGACGCCGCTGTCGCCCCTCTCGGTGTACGGCAGCACCAAGGAGCGCTCCGAAGACCTGGTCGTCAAGCACGGAGGCGTCGCGCTGAGGCTGGCCACCGTGTTCGGCGTGGCGCCTCGGATGCGCGTCGACCTGCTCGTCAACGACCTGTCGCTGCGGGCGCTCCGCGACGGCGAGCTGGAGGTGTACGAGCCGGACTTCTGGCGCACCCTGCTGCACGTGCGCGACGCGGCGCGGGCCTTCGTGCTGGCGCTCGACCGCTACGACGAGGTGCGCGGCCGCGCCTTCAACGTGGGCGACGACACGCTCAACGTGACCAAGGCCAAGCTGGCGCGGCTCATCTGCGAGCGGGCCGGCGGGGTGCGGCTGCTGCTGGGCGCGACGGGTCGGGACCAGGACAGGCGCGACTACCGCGTGTCGCACGCGCTCATCCGGAAGGAGCTGGGCTTCCGAGCGAGCGTCTCCCTCGAGCAAGGGGTCGACGAGCTGATCAAAGTGCTGCCCCTCTTGGCGCCCCACGAGCTGTGCTCGAACtag